The Salinispora tropica CNB-440 genome has a window encoding:
- a CDS encoding SGNH/GDSL hydrolase family protein, which produces MTATHSEAIDPYCLREQERSALLQGHPWRRFVVLGDSVAEGLCEPVDGYPDVQLADRIAAELRARAPELAYLNLGLRGLRAHQVRASQLSPALEFTPDLALVVCGGNDAFLPSYDADAVDAEIAGMVEALQHAGATVITVGMFDVSHSPAVPEARRAGLGVRLRRLAEHTRAVANRLDTVHVHLTDHPLTADPSIYSSDGRHGSARSDAIAAAETLRRLAHHLGAARIDRSGLR; this is translated from the coding sequence ATGACAGCGACGCACAGCGAAGCCATTGATCCTTACTGCTTGCGGGAGCAGGAGAGGAGCGCCCTGCTCCAGGGGCATCCGTGGCGACGTTTCGTGGTGCTCGGCGACAGCGTCGCGGAAGGGCTCTGCGAGCCGGTTGACGGCTACCCGGATGTGCAGTTGGCCGACCGGATAGCCGCCGAGCTCCGCGCCCGGGCGCCGGAACTCGCCTACCTCAATCTTGGCTTGCGCGGGCTGCGGGCGCACCAGGTCAGGGCCAGTCAGCTCAGCCCGGCACTGGAGTTCACACCGGATCTCGCCCTGGTCGTGTGCGGCGGCAACGACGCGTTTCTGCCCAGCTACGACGCCGATGCGGTGGATGCCGAGATCGCCGGGATGGTCGAGGCGCTCCAGCACGCCGGGGCGACAGTCATCACGGTGGGAATGTTCGACGTGTCGCACAGTCCCGCCGTGCCCGAGGCCCGCCGCGCCGGCCTCGGTGTGCGCCTGCGCCGGCTGGCCGAACACACCCGCGCGGTGGCCAACCGCCTGGACACGGTCCACGTGCACCTGACCGACCACCCGCTGACCGCCGACCCTTCCATCTACAGCAGCGACGGCCGCCACGGAAGCGCCCGTAGCGACGCCATCGCCGCAGCGGAGACGCTCCGTCGCCTCGCGCACCATCTCGGTGCGGCGCGCATTGACCGGAGCGGCCTCCGCTGA
- a CDS encoding alpha-ketoacid dehydrogenase subunit beta translates to MPRLSYRKALNRALADELARDEEVFLLGEDIRVAASAVTAGLLKRFGPERVRDTPLSEQAFTSFATGAAMAGARPVVEFQIPALLFLVFEQIVNHAHKFPLMTGGQCAVPVTYLVPGSGSRTGWAGQHSDHPYSLFTHAGVTTVVPATPADAYGLLVSAIRCDDPVVVFAPAAAMDTRADVSDRVPVPLGRGRVHRAGDDVTVVAVGHLVHDALAVAEELADEVSVEVFDPRTLYPFDWDGLLGSVARTGRLVVVDDSNRSCGIAGEVIATVVEQIRLHTPPRRVTRPDGAVLPFAPALDRAVQPGRELLRHAIHHVSKDG, encoded by the coding sequence ATGCCGCGGCTGTCATACCGCAAGGCGCTCAACCGGGCGCTAGCCGACGAGTTGGCCCGGGACGAGGAGGTGTTCCTCCTCGGGGAGGACATTCGGGTCGCCGCGTCGGCGGTCACCGCCGGCCTGCTGAAGCGCTTCGGCCCGGAGCGGGTCCGGGACACCCCGCTGTCGGAACAGGCGTTTACCAGCTTCGCCACCGGGGCGGCGATGGCCGGAGCCCGGCCGGTGGTGGAGTTCCAGATCCCGGCGTTGCTGTTCCTGGTCTTCGAACAGATCGTCAACCACGCGCACAAGTTCCCGTTGATGACCGGCGGTCAGTGCGCGGTGCCGGTCACCTACCTGGTGCCCGGCTCTGGTTCCCGTACCGGATGGGCGGGGCAGCACTCCGATCACCCGTACAGCCTTTTCACCCACGCGGGAGTGACCACTGTGGTGCCGGCGACCCCGGCCGACGCGTACGGGCTGCTGGTGTCGGCGATTCGTTGCGACGACCCGGTGGTGGTGTTCGCGCCGGCCGCGGCGATGGACACTCGTGCCGACGTCAGTGACCGGGTGCCGGTGCCGTTGGGGCGGGGGCGGGTGCATCGAGCCGGTGACGATGTGACGGTGGTCGCCGTCGGGCACCTGGTGCACGACGCGCTCGCGGTCGCCGAAGAGCTGGCCGACGAGGTCTCGGTGGAGGTGTTCGACCCACGCACCCTCTACCCGTTTGACTGGGACGGACTGCTCGGCTCGGTCGCCCGGACCGGGCGGTTGGTGGTGGTTGACGACTCCAACCGCTCCTGCGGCATTGCCGGTGAGGTCATTGCCACCGTGGTCGAACAGATCCGACTGCACACGCCGCCGCGTCGGGTAACCCGCCCGGACGGTGCGGTGTTGCCGTTCGCCCCGGCCCTGGACCGAGCGGTACAACCGGGCCGCGAGCTGTTGCGGCACGCCATTCACCACGTCAGCAAGGATGGATGA
- a CDS encoding thiamine pyrophosphate-dependent dehydrogenase E1 component subunit alpha encodes MTEVGSVRLYRTVRLIRRFEERAIELVRSGHIVGGIHPYVGQEGIAAGVCAALRPDDVVAGTHRGHGHVLAKGADPARMMAELCGRVTGLNRGRGGSMHAADFAVGVLGANAIVGAGGAIVTGAVWARRRRGDDLVGVSFLGDGAVNEGMLLEAFNLAALWRVPVLFVCENNGYATTMPVADAVAGSIPARAEAFGIRTSVVDGQDPAAVQATTAAALTRMRAGGGPEFLEAQTYRFDAHHTFEHAVRLDYRSVEEVERGRSRDPVRIAGSRLSATERAKVDADVEAVLDAAVAEALAAPEPDPATALEHLYASGLTARTGGG; translated from the coding sequence GTGACCGAAGTCGGCTCGGTCCGGCTCTACCGCACGGTACGGCTGATCCGCCGGTTTGAGGAGCGGGCGATTGAACTCGTCCGCTCCGGCCACATCGTCGGCGGCATCCACCCGTACGTCGGCCAGGAGGGGATCGCGGCCGGGGTGTGTGCGGCGCTGCGCCCCGACGACGTGGTCGCCGGCACCCACCGGGGGCACGGCCACGTGCTCGCGAAGGGGGCCGATCCAGCCCGGATGATGGCGGAACTGTGCGGTCGGGTTACGGGCCTGAACCGGGGCCGGGGCGGCTCGATGCACGCTGCCGACTTCGCGGTCGGGGTGCTCGGCGCCAACGCCATCGTCGGCGCCGGTGGCGCGATTGTCACCGGCGCCGTCTGGGCCCGGCGCCGGCGCGGTGACGACCTGGTGGGGGTGAGCTTCCTCGGCGACGGTGCGGTCAACGAGGGGATGCTGTTGGAGGCGTTCAACCTGGCCGCACTCTGGCGGGTGCCGGTGCTGTTTGTGTGCGAGAACAACGGCTACGCCACGACGATGCCGGTGGCCGACGCGGTGGCCGGCAGCATTCCGGCACGGGCGGAGGCATTCGGCATTCGGACGTCCGTGGTGGACGGCCAGGACCCGGCCGCCGTACAGGCCACCACCGCTGCCGCCCTCACCCGGATGCGCGCCGGCGGTGGCCCCGAGTTCCTGGAGGCCCAGACCTACCGGTTCGATGCCCACCACACTTTCGAGCACGCGGTCCGCCTCGACTATCGCTCGGTGGAGGAGGTCGAACGCGGCCGGTCCCGGGATCCGGTGCGGATCGCCGGCTCGCGGCTGTCGGCCACCGAACGGGCGAAGGTCGACGCCGACGTGGAGGCGGTGCTCGACGCGGCGGTGGCCGAGGCCCTCGCCGCCCCCGAGCCCGACCCGGCCACCGCACTGGAGCACCTGTACGCCAGCGGGCTGACCGCCCGCACTGGAGGTGGGTAG
- a CDS encoding DUF3050 domain-containing protein: MSRYDWGKTHPGIERLEKAVTDRRNTVVQHPLYASLDTHAALVTFMEHHVFAVWDFMSLLKSLQRQLTCVTVPWIPTGPTGSRRLINDIVMVEESDELGSGFLSHFELYVQGMTEAGADTKPVDKLVELLRAGQSVTESLAEAGVPAPSAAFAGTTWRIIESTPVHCQAAAFAFGREDLIPEMFTQVVAVNHRSGRLTRFVDYLERHIEVDGEQHTPMAMQMLADLCGDDDTKWQECADTVNTALAARAKLWDDILAAVKGNPAAAAGRG, from the coding sequence ATGTCACGGTACGACTGGGGAAAGACGCACCCCGGAATCGAGCGGCTGGAGAAGGCGGTGACCGACCGCCGGAACACGGTGGTCCAGCACCCGCTGTACGCCAGTCTCGACACCCACGCGGCGCTGGTGACCTTCATGGAGCACCACGTCTTCGCGGTCTGGGACTTCATGTCCCTGCTCAAGTCGCTGCAACGGCAGCTCACCTGTGTGACGGTGCCGTGGATCCCGACCGGGCCGACCGGAAGTCGCCGTCTGATCAACGACATCGTGATGGTGGAGGAGAGCGACGAGCTGGGTAGTGGATTCCTCAGCCACTTCGAGCTGTATGTGCAGGGCATGACCGAGGCCGGCGCCGACACCAAGCCCGTGGACAAGCTGGTCGAACTCTTGCGTGCTGGCCAGTCGGTCACCGAGTCGTTGGCGGAGGCGGGGGTTCCCGCCCCCTCCGCGGCCTTCGCCGGCACCACCTGGCGGATCATCGAGAGCACCCCGGTGCACTGCCAGGCCGCCGCGTTCGCGTTCGGCCGGGAGGATCTGATCCCGGAGATGTTCACCCAGGTCGTCGCCGTCAATCACCGGTCGGGGCGGCTGACCCGGTTCGTCGACTACCTGGAGCGGCACATCGAGGTCGACGGTGAGCAGCACACCCCGATGGCCATGCAGATGCTCGCCGACCTGTGTGGCGACGACGACACCAAGTGGCAGGAGTGCGCGGACACGGTCAACACCGCGCTAGCCGCGCGGGCCAAGCTGTGGGACGACATCCTGGCCGCGGTGAAGGGCAATCCGGCAGCGGCTGCGGGGCGCGGGTGA
- a CDS encoding phytanoyl-CoA dioxygenase family protein translates to MTTTDFDLHLTDEEKSLLPSDEDVAFYAEHGWYLSKKLFTDDEVDALAAATDRYYAGERHRRLPVRPPKLAYWEPAKGAVQRHNDYVHHEHDGLGALLRKRLIGAVAARLAQADEIRIFQSTLIFKPPIDGEPSNIVPWHFDKHYWASSSSERMLTAFIPFHDCGEELGTIVMVDGSHRWAEVGADDTVVRHFADRDRNQLDDMLARNAGHNNAEVRKIPMVIPKGHMSFHHCRTYHGSGANVSGRPRQAISLHLQDGDNSWRAYPLSTGENAAYNHDVLVRRTDDGRPDYADPEYCPVIWRHHAKQGG, encoded by the coding sequence ATGACCACTACTGATTTCGACCTGCATCTGACCGATGAGGAAAAGTCGTTGCTTCCGTCCGACGAGGACGTGGCGTTCTACGCCGAGCACGGCTGGTATCTGTCGAAGAAGCTGTTCACCGACGACGAGGTGGACGCTCTCGCCGCGGCTACCGACCGGTACTACGCCGGTGAACGACACCGCCGGCTACCGGTGCGGCCCCCGAAGCTTGCCTACTGGGAGCCGGCCAAGGGCGCGGTGCAGCGGCACAACGACTACGTCCACCACGAGCACGACGGGCTCGGGGCGCTCCTGCGCAAGCGGCTGATCGGCGCGGTCGCCGCCCGGCTGGCACAGGCCGACGAGATCCGGATTTTCCAGTCCACGTTGATTTTCAAGCCACCGATCGACGGGGAGCCGTCGAACATCGTGCCGTGGCACTTTGACAAGCACTACTGGGCGTCCTCGTCGTCGGAGCGGATGCTGACCGCCTTCATCCCATTCCATGACTGTGGGGAGGAACTGGGCACCATCGTCATGGTCGACGGCTCGCACCGGTGGGCCGAGGTCGGCGCCGACGACACCGTGGTACGGCACTTCGCCGACCGCGACCGCAACCAACTCGACGACATGCTGGCCCGCAACGCGGGACACAACAACGCCGAGGTCCGGAAGATCCCGATGGTGATCCCGAAGGGGCACATGAGCTTCCACCACTGCCGGACCTATCACGGCAGCGGTGCGAACGTCAGCGGACGGCCCCGCCAGGCGATCTCACTGCACCTGCAGGACGGCGACAACAGCTGGCGGGCGTATCCGCTCTCCACCGGCGAAAACGCCGCGTACAACCACGACGTGCTTGTTCGCCGTACCGACGACGGTCGGCCGGACTACGCGGACCCCGAATATTGCCCGGTCATCTGGCGCCACCACGCCAAGCAGGGAGGCTGA
- the hppD gene encoding 4-hydroxyphenylpyruvate dioxygenase: protein MDIRGIDHIEFYVGDASQAAFYFGNGVGMRLCGQGGPETGLTGQRSLLLRHADIRLLLTSGLTVDHPAAEYVRRHGDGIAVVALAVDDATKAYAELLDRGAVGALPPTTVTSADAEVVIAEVEGFADVRHRLVERRRGGRDFLPGLAELPPVAETAEDLLVEIDHLAVCVPPGQLAETVCGYREVFGFDEIFHEYVEVGGQAMNSTVVQCPSGRVTLVLLEPDTNRRAGQIDAFLAQHSGAGVQHLGLRTNDIIEAIGAMRQRGLRFARTPAAYYDDLETRVGRVDGSVDQLREFGVLVDRDHDGQLLQIFTESMHVRRTLFLELIERRGAQTFGSGNIKALYEAKERELAVAASAGGVAATQEVTG, encoded by the coding sequence ATGGACATCCGTGGCATAGACCACATCGAATTCTATGTGGGTGACGCCAGTCAGGCTGCCTTCTACTTCGGCAACGGGGTGGGGATGCGGCTCTGTGGTCAGGGCGGCCCGGAGACCGGGCTGACCGGGCAGCGGTCGCTGCTGCTACGGCACGCCGACATCCGGTTGCTGCTCACCTCCGGGCTGACCGTCGATCATCCGGCGGCGGAATATGTGCGGCGGCACGGGGATGGCATCGCTGTGGTCGCCTTGGCGGTTGACGACGCCACCAAGGCGTACGCCGAACTGCTGGACAGGGGCGCGGTCGGTGCGCTGCCACCCACCACCGTCACCAGCGCGGACGCGGAGGTCGTCATCGCCGAGGTGGAAGGTTTCGCCGACGTGCGGCACCGGTTGGTCGAGCGCCGTCGGGGCGGTCGTGACTTCCTGCCGGGCCTGGCGGAGCTGCCGCCGGTAGCGGAGACCGCCGAGGACCTGCTCGTCGAGATCGACCATCTGGCGGTGTGCGTGCCGCCCGGGCAGCTCGCCGAGACGGTATGCGGCTACCGGGAGGTCTTCGGCTTCGACGAGATCTTCCACGAGTACGTGGAGGTCGGCGGCCAGGCGATGAACTCCACCGTGGTGCAGTGCCCGTCCGGGCGGGTGACACTGGTGCTCCTCGAGCCGGACACCAACCGGCGGGCTGGGCAGATCGATGCATTCCTTGCCCAGCACTCGGGCGCGGGAGTGCAGCACCTGGGGTTGCGTACCAACGACATCATCGAGGCGATCGGCGCGATGCGTCAGCGAGGGCTTCGGTTCGCGCGCACGCCGGCGGCCTACTACGACGACCTTGAGACCCGGGTCGGCCGGGTCGACGGGTCTGTGGACCAGTTGCGGGAGTTCGGTGTGCTGGTCGACCGGGACCACGACGGTCAACTGCTGCAGATCTTCACGGAGTCGATGCACGTGCGCCGCACGCTCTTCCTGGAGCTGATCGAGCGGCGTGGGGCACAGACCTTCGGCAGCGGCAATATCAAGGCGCTCTACGAGGCCAAGGAGCGGGAACTGGCGGTGGCGGCCTCGGCCGGCGGTGTCGCCGCTACCCAGGAGGTGACGGGATGA
- a CDS encoding beta-ketoacyl-[acyl-carrier-protein] synthase family protein, translating to MTAVITGMGLHTPVGRGAEATFDALCTGRSGLTHLPADHPAAGTLEVAGLLPAIDPRSVSSGPDTKVLDRIVLLALLAAADAFADAGIEVGRDVAPERTAVIVGGVGGLATLETQVLTRAARGRAGVSPYLLTGVLPNMPSARIAIRHGIRGYSSSVGTACASGVQAVADAVRLIQAGEADVVLCGASEAPLFPTFADTFGNARALARGWADPTEASRPFDLRRNGFVLAEGAALLVLESAAHAAARGAPGYAEIAGYGVTTDAYHPTAPRPDGTGAAESIRRALSGRGVPVPVAEVGYVNAHGTGTKLGDIAEITALTEVFGTNGVPVSSTKALTGHLLGASGVLETAATALALGRGLLPPTWNLDDPDPACPADHIRKEPRATETGYALTNSFGFGGQNVSLLLSRATRPRS from the coding sequence ATGACCGCGGTCATCACCGGGATGGGTTTACACACCCCGGTGGGCCGGGGTGCCGAGGCCACCTTCGACGCGTTGTGCACCGGCCGCTCCGGGCTGACGCACCTGCCGGCCGACCACCCCGCAGCCGGAACCCTGGAGGTCGCGGGGTTGCTGCCGGCGATCGATCCGCGGTCGGTGTCGTCTGGTCCGGACACCAAGGTCCTCGACCGGATCGTGCTGCTTGCTCTGCTCGCCGCCGCGGATGCCTTCGCCGATGCCGGCATCGAGGTGGGCCGGGACGTGGCCCCGGAACGGACGGCGGTCATCGTCGGCGGGGTCGGTGGGCTGGCCACCCTGGAGACGCAGGTGCTCACCCGAGCGGCCCGGGGGCGAGCGGGAGTCAGCCCGTACCTGCTCACCGGGGTGCTGCCGAACATGCCGTCGGCCCGGATCGCGATCCGGCACGGCATTCGGGGCTACAGCTCTTCGGTCGGCACCGCCTGCGCCTCCGGCGTCCAGGCGGTCGCCGACGCCGTCCGGCTGATCCAGGCAGGCGAGGCCGACGTGGTGCTCTGCGGGGCCAGCGAGGCGCCGCTCTTTCCCACCTTCGCGGACACCTTCGGCAACGCCCGGGCCCTTGCCCGGGGGTGGGCTGACCCGACGGAGGCCAGCCGACCGTTCGACCTCCGCCGGAACGGCTTCGTGCTCGCCGAGGGAGCGGCGCTGTTGGTGCTGGAGAGCGCCGCCCACGCCGCGGCCCGGGGCGCCCCCGGGTACGCCGAGATCGCCGGGTACGGCGTGACGACCGACGCGTACCATCCGACCGCACCCCGGCCGGACGGCACCGGCGCGGCGGAGTCCATCCGGCGGGCGCTCAGCGGCCGCGGCGTACCGGTGCCGGTGGCCGAGGTTGGCTACGTCAACGCGCACGGCACCGGGACCAAGCTCGGCGACATCGCCGAGATCACGGCACTTACCGAGGTCTTTGGCACGAATGGGGTGCCGGTCAGCTCCACCAAGGCGCTCACCGGTCACCTGCTCGGGGCCTCCGGCGTACTGGAGACGGCGGCGACCGCGCTGGCACTCGGGCGGGGCCTGCTACCGCCGACCTGGAACCTCGACGACCCGGACCCGGCATGCCCGGCTGATCACATCCGTAAGGAGCCCCGGGCGACCGAGACCGGCTATGCGCTGACCAATTCCTTCGGTTTCGGGGGGCAGAACGTCAGCCTGCTGCTCTCGCGGGCCACCCGGCCGCGGAGTTGA
- a CDS encoding class I adenylate-forming enzyme family protein yields the protein MRPRGIRGLLAADNHIGAGNVLERVLAHGADPDMPCLTFDTPLDGHPAETALTLGQLDRQVAARAAWLHERGIGSRDPVAVWATATADMVLSYLALTRLGAIPALMNGRLRPTIAAEYIRRLRGVAVLADEEHRGLLAEHDLGVPVLGTPAEAGSGDPAGAPAHYRHHPDDPIVITHTSGTTGVPKAVLHSHASLFAATRHLLSMPQAQGTSRILSALPAPHTATVLMVNQVLGNCAEMLLLSDQGGEQVLDAIQRWRPDGVFGFSVTWAELARCDLSGYDLDSVRLWFNTGDSSHEPHIRHLVSVGSRDVVTRAGLTRVPGSVFIDGLGSSEMGHSMFHITHTQETDRYGRCIGRPYRFTKVAVLDAAGEPVPTGEAGWLGIDSPSLFRGYWNDSVTTHRFRQRGWYLTGDLVYADADGWYYHLDRAVDSVDSPDGKRFYTALSEERILAACPDVTDCTVVMVRQPAGVVTDVLLELATDADGSADRTAAVRKALGGEVGATLRRVVPVRSADIPVTVTGKVRKVALRERYLSEASR from the coding sequence ATGAGACCCAGGGGAATCCGTGGGCTGCTCGCCGCCGACAACCACATCGGCGCCGGGAATGTGCTCGAGCGGGTGCTTGCCCACGGCGCCGACCCGGACATGCCCTGCCTGACGTTCGACACACCGCTGGACGGGCACCCCGCGGAGACGGCGCTAACGCTGGGACAGCTTGACCGCCAGGTGGCAGCCCGGGCCGCCTGGCTGCACGAACGGGGCATCGGCTCCCGTGACCCGGTGGCGGTCTGGGCCACCGCAACCGCGGACATGGTGCTGAGCTATCTCGCGCTGACCCGGCTCGGCGCGATCCCGGCGTTGATGAACGGGCGGCTACGGCCGACGATCGCCGCCGAGTACATCCGACGGCTGCGTGGCGTCGCGGTGCTCGCCGATGAGGAACATCGTGGGCTGCTCGCCGAACACGACCTTGGGGTCCCGGTGCTCGGCACGCCGGCCGAGGCTGGCAGTGGTGACCCAGCCGGGGCGCCCGCCCACTACCGGCACCACCCGGACGATCCGATCGTGATCACTCATACGTCCGGCACCACCGGAGTGCCGAAGGCGGTGCTGCACTCGCACGCCAGCCTCTTCGCGGCGACCCGACACCTGCTGAGCATGCCGCAGGCCCAGGGCACCAGCCGGATCCTGAGCGCCTTGCCCGCCCCACACACCGCCACCGTACTCATGGTCAACCAGGTGCTCGGTAACTGTGCGGAGATGCTCCTCCTCTCCGACCAGGGTGGAGAACAGGTTCTCGACGCCATCCAGCGCTGGCGCCCGGACGGGGTGTTCGGCTTCTCGGTCACGTGGGCCGAGCTGGCCCGGTGCGACCTGTCCGGGTACGACCTGGACTCGGTACGGCTGTGGTTCAACACCGGCGACTCGTCGCACGAGCCACACATCCGGCATCTGGTGTCGGTCGGCTCCCGGGACGTGGTGACCCGCGCGGGTCTCACCCGGGTGCCGGGCTCGGTGTTCATCGACGGTCTCGGCTCCTCCGAGATGGGACACTCCATGTTCCACATCACCCACACCCAGGAGACCGACCGGTACGGACGGTGCATCGGCCGGCCGTACCGGTTCACGAAGGTCGCCGTGCTGGACGCGGCGGGTGAGCCGGTGCCGACGGGCGAGGCTGGCTGGCTGGGCATCGACTCGCCGTCGTTGTTCCGCGGGTACTGGAACGACTCGGTCACCACCCACCGTTTCCGCCAGCGCGGCTGGTATCTGACCGGGGACCTGGTCTACGCCGACGCCGACGGTTGGTACTACCACCTGGACCGGGCGGTCGACTCGGTCGACTCGCCCGACGGGAAGCGCTTCTACACCGCGTTGTCCGAGGAACGGATCCTCGCCGCCTGCCCCGACGTCACCGACTGCACGGTGGTCATGGTGCGCCAGCCGGCCGGTGTCGTCACCGACGTGCTGCTGGAACTGGCCACCGACGCGGACGGGAGCGCCGACCGTACCGCGGCGGTTCGGAAGGCGCTGGGCGGTGAGGTCGGGGCGACCCTACGGCGGGTGGTCCCGGTTCGTTCTGCCGACATCCCGGTCACGGTGACGGGCAAGGTCCGCAAGGTGGCGCTGCGGGAGCGCTACCTGAGCGAGGCGTCCCGATGA
- a CDS encoding beta-ketoacyl synthase chain length factor: protein MTGPDGPTVRAEAAWPESGDGAAPPLPGFVHSAFNPLVAAVADRCLRRAYRAAPAPDGERTAIVLVSPTGDEASATYVRAAVAADRRPGPLFFFQSVPNSVVGHLAARWGLGGPVVCLAPAGDPRAAGLAEADLLLYDGDADAVLLILIDTAPDDGDAESAVAVLLGGGDRP, encoded by the coding sequence GTGACCGGGCCGGATGGACCGACGGTGCGGGCTGAGGCGGCTTGGCCGGAGTCGGGTGACGGCGCGGCGCCACCGCTACCAGGATTCGTCCACTCGGCGTTCAACCCGCTGGTGGCGGCGGTAGCAGATCGGTGCCTCCGCCGGGCATACCGGGCCGCGCCGGCCCCTGATGGAGAGCGCACCGCGATCGTGCTGGTCAGCCCGACCGGCGACGAGGCCAGCGCGACGTACGTGCGGGCAGCGGTGGCCGCTGACCGTCGGCCGGGACCGCTGTTCTTCTTCCAGTCGGTGCCGAACAGCGTGGTCGGCCACCTGGCCGCCCGCTGGGGGCTGGGTGGACCGGTGGTCTGCCTCGCACCGGCCGGCGACCCTCGGGCAGCCGGGCTCGCCGAGGCCGACCTGTTGCTGTACGACGGCGACGCCGACGCGGTGTTGCTGATCCTGATCGACACGGCACCCGACGACGGTGATGCGGAGTCAGCCGTCGCCGTGCTGCTGGGGGGAGGAGACCGACCATGA
- a CDS encoding beta-ketoacyl-[acyl-carrier-protein] synthase family protein: MVEPADVLLTGVHATSALGRGAEEQVAGMLAGIPAFRPVRRFDTGARRVNAAATLPETGTLADELAEAVTVACRSAGLTASDRADAALLLAVHGGRSVPALGAGLAAATGFPALRTYTTACVSGTNAVADAAALLRRGKVDRAVVAAGYLVEPDQYALFDVGRALATDAAVRPFSAGRTGLLLGDGVAAVVLERADVARRPIAGLLGWGRAGDAFHPCQPEPKGRGLARAIGAALARADRCPEDIGYVNANATGSGPGDAAEAAALRTALGPMARRVPVSSTKSLHGHALEASGLLELVVTVLALRRGELPPNAGWLGSDPDCPLDVIRDVPRPAATGYALTLNAAFGGASTALLLGAT; encoded by the coding sequence ATGGTTGAGCCGGCCGATGTTCTCCTCACCGGTGTCCACGCGACCAGTGCACTCGGTCGGGGCGCCGAGGAGCAGGTGGCCGGGATGCTTGCCGGAATCCCCGCGTTCCGGCCGGTCCGTCGGTTCGACACCGGCGCCCGGCGGGTCAACGCGGCGGCCACCCTGCCGGAGACCGGAACCCTCGCTGACGAACTGGCCGAGGCGGTGACGGTGGCGTGCCGGTCGGCGGGGCTCACCGCGTCGGACCGGGCTGACGCGGCACTGCTGCTCGCGGTGCACGGCGGGAGGTCCGTGCCGGCATTGGGCGCGGGCCTCGCCGCGGCCACCGGCTTCCCCGCCCTGCGCACGTACACCACGGCGTGTGTCTCGGGAACCAACGCGGTCGCCGACGCGGCGGCGTTGCTACGTCGCGGCAAGGTCGACCGCGCCGTGGTCGCCGCCGGCTACCTGGTCGAGCCCGACCAGTACGCCCTCTTCGACGTCGGCCGGGCGCTCGCCACCGATGCGGCAGTGCGTCCGTTCAGCGCCGGGCGTACCGGTCTGCTACTCGGCGACGGAGTGGCGGCGGTGGTGCTGGAACGCGCCGACGTCGCCCGTCGACCCATCGCCGGCCTGCTCGGCTGGGGGCGGGCGGGTGATGCCTTCCACCCGTGTCAGCCGGAACCGAAGGGCCGTGGCCTGGCCCGGGCGATCGGGGCCGCGCTGGCCCGCGCCGACCGTTGCCCGGAGGACATCGGTTACGTCAATGCCAACGCCACCGGATCCGGACCGGGCGACGCGGCCGAGGCGGCGGCGTTGCGGACCGCGCTGGGCCCGATGGCCCGGCGGGTACCGGTGAGCTCCACCAAATCCCTGCATGGACATGCCCTGGAGGCGTCCGGCCTGCTGGAACTTGTGGTGACGGTGCTCGCGCTGCGGCGCGGCGAGCTGCCGCCGAACGCCGGCTGGCTCGGGTCGGACCCCGACTGCCCGCTCGATGTCATCCGGGACGTGCCGCGTCCGGCCGCCACCGGCTACGCGCTCACCCTCAACGCCGCGTTCGGCGGCGCGAGCACTGCCCTGCTGCTGGGTGCGACGTGA
- a CDS encoding acyl carrier protein, with product MRAEVRAFVIEQLTDMNYDVEGVDDDATLGPAGVDLESLALADLAVRVEDQYGLTFAEEESEKLALMTVGEFTTMVANRVAGAPGDHS from the coding sequence ATGAGAGCCGAGGTTCGCGCCTTCGTCATCGAGCAACTTACCGACATGAACTACGACGTGGAGGGGGTTGACGACGATGCCACTCTCGGTCCAGCGGGAGTGGACCTGGAGTCCCTGGCCCTCGCCGACCTGGCGGTCCGCGTCGAGGACCAGTATGGACTGACGTTCGCCGAGGAAGAGTCGGAAAAGCTGGCTCTGATGACGGTGGGCGAGTTCACCACGATGGTCGCCAACCGGGTTGCCGGGGCGCCGGGCGACCACTCCTGA